One part of the Verrucomicrobiia bacterium genome encodes these proteins:
- a CDS encoding Gfo/Idh/MocA family oxidoreductase — protein sequence MPANHQAKTKVVILGAGFIADIHAECFHRFVPEAEVIAVYARDPAKAEAFARRHHIAFWYDDMERAIHEAGADVVDVCLPNFLHCQAVLTAARAGKHVIIEKPLCMNLAEADAMLEACRQAGRLLMYAEELCFAPKYERVRQLVQEGAVDRVFQLRQCEKHSGPHAAWFYDVEQSGGGVLMDMGCHGLAWFRWMLGPQVRPVQVQAHLQTGLRHGHRTRGEENSIVIVTFDNGVIAVVENSWAKPGGMDDRVEVYGTGGVIYADLFHGNAALTYSEKGYGYALEKAGSTQGWTFTIFEEAFNQGYPQELRHFIQCVQSGAQPAVTGEDGRAVLELLLAAYASAGLGRPVALPYQPAVKKPVDLWLTPPSA from the coding sequence ATGCCAGCAAACCATCAAGCCAAAACCAAGGTTGTCATTCTGGGAGCCGGTTTTATTGCCGACATTCACGCCGAGTGTTTCCACCGTTTTGTGCCCGAAGCGGAAGTCATCGCCGTTTATGCGCGCGATCCAGCCAAAGCCGAGGCTTTTGCCCGCCGTCATCATATCGCTTTCTGGTATGATGACATGGAACGGGCGATTCATGAAGCCGGCGCCGACGTCGTAGATGTCTGCCTGCCCAATTTCCTCCATTGCCAGGCGGTGCTCACCGCGGCGCGCGCCGGCAAGCATGTCATCATTGAAAAACCCCTCTGCATGAATTTGGCCGAGGCGGACGCCATGCTGGAAGCCTGCCGCCAGGCCGGCCGCCTGCTGATGTACGCAGAGGAGCTGTGCTTTGCCCCCAAATATGAGCGCGTGCGCCAATTGGTGCAGGAGGGGGCGGTGGATCGGGTCTTTCAATTGCGCCAGTGCGAAAAACATTCCGGCCCGCATGCGGCGTGGTTTTATGACGTGGAGCAATCCGGCGGAGGCGTCCTCATGGACATGGGCTGTCATGGCCTCGCCTGGTTCCGCTGGATGCTGGGGCCGCAGGTCAGGCCCGTACAGGTCCAGGCCCATCTTCAAACCGGCCTGCGCCACGGCCACCGCACCCGCGGCGAGGAGAATTCGATCGTGATCGTCACCTTTGATAACGGCGTAATCGCCGTGGTGGAAAACAGTTGGGCCAAGCCCGGAGGCATGGATGACCGGGTGGAGGTCTATGGCACGGGAGGCGTCATTTATGCGGACCTGTTTCACGGCAACGCGGCCCTGACCTACAGCGAAAAGGGTTACGGCTACGCCTTGGAAAAGGCCGGCTCCACCCAAGGCTGGACTTTTACCATCTTTGAAGAAGCCTTTAATCAGGGTTACCCCCAGGAGTTGCGCCATTTCATTCAATGCGTGCAGTCCGGCGCCCAACCCGCCGTCACTGGTGAAGATGGCCGGGCCGTCCTGGAATTATTGCTGGCCGCCTACGCCTCGGCGGGGCTGGGCCGCCCAGTCGCCCTGCCCTATCAACCGGCCGTTAAAAAACCGGTGGATTTGTGGTTGACCCCGCCGTCCGCCTGA